Within Micromonospora narathiwatensis, the genomic segment CCGGTCGCCACCACTCGCCGGCCAGGTCGTCGTACTGGCGTGGGTCGTTCGGCGGCAGCACCCGGAGCGAAGTGGACACCGAGGCCGCATCTCGCATGAACCGAGCGTGGCACGACTCCCCGGTAACGACCAGACTTCCCTTATGCCGTCTTCGGTGTTAGGGCTGGTCAGGGCGAGCCATCCGGAACCGGCCGCCGCGGTCACCGTGGTGGCCGGGCTGCTGGCGGCCGGCGTGGGGCACCGGCCGGCCGGGGTCGCCGCCGTGGTGCTCACCGTGCTGGCCAGCCAGCTCGCCGTGGGCTGGAGCAACGACGCGCTCGACGCGCACCGGGACGCCATGGTGGGGCGTACCGACAAACCGGCGGCCACCGGCGTGGTCCGGCGACGAACCCTCGGGTACGCCGCGGCCACGGCCGCCGTCGCCACCCCGCTGGTGGCGCTGTCCCTCAACGGCGCGGCGGCGGCGTGCGTCACGCTCGGGCTGGTGTCCGCGCTGCTCTACAACTGGCCGCTGAAGTCGACCCCGCTGTCGGTGCTGCCGTACGCGGTCTCCTTCGGCGCGCTGCCCGGCTTCGTGGTGCTGGCCCTGCCCGGCGCGCCCGCGCCCCCGGTCTGGTTGGTGGCCGCCGCCGCCTGCCTGGGCGCCGGGGCGCACTTCGCCAACGTGCTGCCGGACCTGGCGGACGACGCGCGGACCGGGGTGCGCGGGCTGCCGCACCGGCTGGGGCCGACCGGCAGCCGGCTGGCCGCCGCCGGCCTGCTCCTCGCGGCGACCGTCGTCCTGGTCGTCGGGCCACCGGGGCCGCCGTCGTGGGCGGGCCTGTCGGCCATCGCCGTCGCCGTCGTGGTGCCGGCCCTCGGCTGGTACGCCGGACGGAGCGCGGCCCCGGCCGGCGGCCGGCCGGTGGCCGCCTTCCGGGCGGTGATGGTGGTGGCGCTCCTCGACGTGGTCCTGCTGGTGACGAACGGCCGGGTGATCTGACCGGCCCCCGGGAAGGTGGTATTGCCGGGTCGGCGTGCGGGCCTCGATCAGCCCCAACTACCCTGGAGCGCGGTCTGCGCGGGTATGGCCACCCCACGCCCGGCGTACGGCCGGGTGGGGATCGTGACGAGGAGGACCGACGTGACGCGCTCGATCAGGGGTTCCGGACGGGCGGCCCTGCTGCTGGCCGGCACGGCTGGGGCGGCGAGCCTGCTGCTGTCCGGGTGTGGCGCCGGCCAGGTGGCCGAGACCGCCATCAAGGTCCCGTCGGTGCAGGGCGTCAACGTCCAGACCCCCGACTTCCAGTTCCTGGTGCGCGGCCTGTACGTGCAGTCCCCGGGCACCGAGGGCTACCAGGCGGGTGCCAACGCCCCGCTCGACGTCGTCCTCTACAACGACAGCAAGGCCGCGGTCACGGTGACCGTCACCACCGACAGCGCCCGTGACATCGTGCTCACCGGCGCCGACGCGGGCGGCCCGCAGGCGAGCCCGACCAACTCCCCGACCGAGCCGGCCTCCGCCTCGCCCACCCCGAGCAACCCGAACGCCTCGCCGAGTGAGGCGCTGGGGTCGGGCGCGCCCGCCTCCCCGTCGGCCACCCCGATCGAGACGGCCCCGACCGGCCTGCCGGCCCGGATCGAGATCCCGGCCAAGGGATTCGCCCAGCTCAGCCCCGCCAGCGACCGCTTCCTCCAGCTCGTCGGCCTGAACGACAAGCTGCTCAGCGGCCAGCAGGTCAGCCTGACCTTCGACTTCGGCAACGGCCAGGTCATCCGGACCGGGGCCCCGATCGGCGTACCGTTCACCCCGGCCGCGCCGCCCTCGCCGATCGTCCACCCCCGCGAGGAGGCGGGCCCCGAGAGCGGCGGCCCCCACGGCTGACCCGCCGACTGATCTTCCCGGCACCGCCGGTGTGGCCTCCGCCACGCCGGCGGTGCCGCCGTTTCCGGGTGGGCTTTCGTCGTACCGTCCGGTTAGCGTCCTGGGGTGAGCACGCCCCGATCGACCTCCTCCCGCGCCACCACCACCGGTCGCAGCCGCGGCGCCGCCCGGGAGCCACGCCCGGCGTACGAGTGCGACGCCTGCGGCCACCAGCCCCCAAAGTGGGTGGGGCGCTGTCCGGAGTGCGGCGAGTGGGGCTCGGTGGTCGAGTGCACGGTCACCGGGCCGCTGGTCTCCGGCCGGGTGGTCAGTTCCCGGATGCCCGCCGAGCCGGCCCGCCCGATCGCGACCATCAGCGCCGCGCCGGCCCGGGCCCGGCCCACCGGGGTCAGCGAGCTCGACCGGGTGCTCGGCGGCGGCCTGGTCCCCGGCGCGGTGGTGCTGCTCGCCGGCGAGCCCGGAGTCGGCAAGTCCACCCTGCTGCTCGACGTGGCCCAGCAGTGGGCGGCCAACGCCGGCAGCCCGTCGCTGGTGGTCAGCGGCGAGGAGTCGGTCAGCCAGGTGCGGCTGCGCGCCGAGCGGATGGGCACCCTGCACGAGCAGCTCTACCTGGCCGCCGAGAGCGACCTGTCGGCGGTGCTCGGCCACCTCGACGCGGTCAAGCCGGGGCTGCTGGTGCTCGACTCGGTGCAGACCGTCTCGACCACCGGCGCGGAGGGCGTGCCGGGCGGGGTCACCCAGGTCCGGGCGGTCACCGCGGCCCTGGTCGCGGTCGCCAAGGAGCGTGGCGTCGCCACCGTGCTGGTCGGCCACGTGACCAAGGACGGTCAGGTCGCCGGCCCCCGGGTGCTGGAGCACCTGGTCGACGTGGTGTTGCACTTCGAGGGCGACAAGCACTCGTCGCTGCGCATGGTCCGGGGGGTGAAGAACCGGTTCGGCGCGGCCGACGAGGTGGGCTGCTTCGAGATGCACGAGGGGGGCATCAGCAGCCTGGCCGACCCGTCCGGGCTCTTCCTCACCCGCTACTCGGAGCCGGTGCCGGGCACCTGCGTCACGGTGGCGATGGAGGGGCGGCGGGCCCTGGTGACCGAGGTGCAGGCGCTGATCGGCGCGACGGTCGCCGGCTCGCCACGGCGTACGGTCTCCGGGCTGGACGGGGCGCGGCTGGCGATGGTGCTGGCGGTGCTCCAGCGGCGCACCGAGCGGCTGACCCTGCACGATCGTGAGGTGTTCGCCGCCACGGTCGGCGGCATCCGGGTGGTGGAGCCGGCCGCCGACCTGGCCGTGGCGCTCGCGGTCGCCTCCGGCGGCCTCAACCTGGCCATCGCCCCGCACCTGGTGGCGATCGGCGAGGTCGGGCTCACCGGCGAGGTACGCCGGGTCGGGGCGGTGCCGCGCCGGCTGGCCGAGGCGGCCCGGCTCGGCTTCCGGCTGGCCCTGGTGCCACCCGGCTGCGGGCCGGGCAGCAGCGGGGTGGCCCCGGAGAACATGCGGGTGATCGAGGTCACTGACGTACGCGGGGCGCTCCAGGCTGCCGCCCGCGCTTCGGCCGAGTGACCCACGGTGAGCGTACGGTGGGATCGGCCAGGCGATTCCGGACAGCGGGCGTACCGGCTCGCCGAGGGGAGAAGCCGGACATCGTGACACATCACAGTAACCACGAGAGCACCCACCGCAGGGCAGTCCGTAGACTGTGCCCGTGCCGATCGACCGCGATGCCACCAAGCCCACCGCGACGACGCCGCACGCCCGCACCGGCGCCGTGGGTTCCTCCGCCCGTCCGATCAGCGTGAGCGTGACCGGGAGCGTCGGCGGAACCGGCGGGGACCCGCTGCGGGCCAACCTCGCCCTGATGGCGCCCGGCACCGCCCTGCGGGACGGTCTGGAGCGCATCCTGCGCGGTCGCACCGGCGCGCTGATCGTCCTCGGCTACGACAAGGTGGTCGACTCGATCTGCACCGGCGGCTTCCCGATGGACGTCGAGTTCTCCGCGACCCGGGTCCGTGAGCTGTGCAAGATGGACGGCGCGGTGGTGCTCTCCAGCGACGGCACCCGGATCGTGCAGGCAGGTGTGCACCTGATGCCCGACCCGTCGATCCCCACCGAGGAGTCCGGCACCCGGCACCGCACGGCGGAGCGGGTGGCCCGGCAGACCGGCTACCCGGTCATCTCGGTCAGCCAGTCCATGCGGATCATCAGCCTCTACGTCAACGGCCAGCGGCACGTGCTGGACGACTCGGCGGCGATCCTGTCCCGGGCCAACCAGGCCCTGGCCACCCTGGAGCGCTACAAGCTCCGCCTCGACGAGGTCTCCGGCACCCTGTCCGCCCTGGAGATCGAGGACCTGGTCACCGTACGCGACGCGGTGGCGGTGGTGCAGCGGCTGGAGATGGTCCGCCGGATCGCCGACGAGATCGCCGGGTACGTGGTGGAGCTGGGCACCGACGGTCGGCTGCTCGCCCTCCAGCTCGACGAGCTGATGGCCGGCGTCGACGCCGACCGTACCCTGGTCATCCGGGACTACCTGCCGGTCGGCCGGAAGTCGCGCACCCTCGACGAGGCGCTGGTCGAGCTGGATCTGCTCAGCGCCACCGAGCTGATCGACCTGGTCGCGGTGGCCAAGGCGATCGGCTACCCGTCCGCCTCCGACGCTCTCGACGCGGCGGTGAGCCCGCGCGGCTTCCGCCTGCTGGCGAAGGTGCCTCGACTGCCCGCAGCCGTGGTGGACCGGCTGGTGGTGCACTTCGGCAGCCTCCAGCGGCTGCTCGGTGCCACGGTGGAGGACCTCCAGGCCGTCGAGGGGGTCGGCGACGCCCGGGCCCGGGGCGTCCGCGAGGGGCTGTCCCGGCTCGCCGAGGCGTCCATTCTGGAGCGGTACGTCTGAGCCGCCGCCCCGGGTCGGGCCTGCCCGACCCGGTCGCCGGTCAGTTGGTGATGGTCAGCTGCACCGGTTTGCTGATCTTGGTGTCCAGCCGCGCGAGAAGCTGGTAGGTGCCAGCGGGGACGAATTCGCCGGCGGCGAGGCCGTTCGCGCAGCGGTTGCTGTACCGGCCGTTCCAGCCCAGCTCGTAGGAACGCTCGAAGTTCGGGGTGAACGACTGCACGTCCGATTCCCGGGCGGTGCCGCAGGTGTCGGAGGACCAGACCTTGTCGGCACCGGCCTTGATGTACAGCTCCTGTGGGCCGGAGCCGACGTCCCGGCTGCACGTACGCCCCGAGACGTTCTTAATCTTGAAGCGCAGGGTGACCACGGTGCCCCGCTGGGCGGTGGCCGGCAGCGCCACCGGGGTCACCTGGATCTCTGAGTCGGCGCAGGTCCCGTCGTCGACCACCGGGGCGACCGAGGCGTCCGTCCCGCTGCCGCCACTCGCCGGGCCGCCCTGCCCGCCACCCGTCGGACCGCCCTGCCCGCCGTCCGCGCCGCCGTCCGCGCCGCTGCCGGAGTCCTCCGGCGTCGGGGACGGGCTGCCGGACTTCGGGGTCAGCACCGACTCGGTCGGCCGCGGGGTCGAGGTGGACGCCTTCCCCGACGGGCCGGCGCCGTCCGCGCTGGTGTTCTTGGGCTCCTGACCCGTGCAGGAATAGAGCAGGACAATCAGGAAGAGAAGCCCCGCTCCGAGCACGACGGCGCGACGCCGCCAATACACGGCGGGTGGCAGGGGGCCGACCGTCAGACGCATGATGCGTTCACCGTAGTCGGGCGGCGCACGGCGCGGGGAGCGACGCGCCGGTGCGTCTCGGTCGCACCGGTCCGACCATCCACAGTCGACTTTCCACGATCACCGAACGGCTCCGGACGGGCGCGCAGCGCCACGACGGACCCCGGGCCCTGCTCGGTCAGAGGTAGACCTTGCGCTGGTAGACGGCGTGCGCGCTGGCCACCCGGTCGAGGAAGAGCAGGCCGGCGCAGTGGTCGATCTCGTGCTGGAGCGCCCGCGCCTCGAAGGCGTCGGTGACCAGCCGCACGGGCTCGCCGGTGCCCGGGAGCACCGCCTCAACCACCAGCCGGCCGGCGCGCTTCACGTCACCGGTCAGGTCGGGCACCGACATGCAGCCCTCCCGCCCGGCCTTCCAGCGGGACGCCTCGACCACCTTCGCGTTGCAGAGCACGAACGTGCCGTGCACGGTGGCCGCCTTCGGATGGCCGGTGACGTCCACCGCGAACACCTGGGCGCTCACCCCGACCTGCGGCGCGGCGAGGCCCACGCAACCCGGCGAGATCCGCATGGTGGCGACCAGGTCGGCGGCGAGTCGGACCACCTCGTCCGAGGTCGGGTCGACCTCCGGGCCGGGCCGGCTGAGCACCGGGTCGGGCGCGACCACCACCGGCCGTACCTCACCCGGCACCGCCAGCGCGTCGGGGGTCCAGCCGCCCAGGCCGACGTACTCGGCGGTCACAGCAGGTCCGTGTCCGCCGGGCGGAGGCTGACGCCCACGCCGAGCTCGGCGGCGGTACGGGCGAGCCGGCCGGCCACCTCGTCGGAGCTGCCCGGTGGCAGCTCGACCTCGGCGACCACCACATAGAGGGACCCGGTCAGCCGGGTGCTCAGATCGGTGACGTTGCCGCCCGCGTCGGCCAGCACCCGGGTCATCGTGGCGACGATGCCCATCCGGTCCGCGCCGTGCACCGCCAGCACGTAGGGCTCGCCGGGCGTCGGCGTCTGCCCGTCCGGGGTGACCGCGCGTACGGTGGCCAGGAGCTGGCCGTCGGCGGCGAGCGGGGCCAGCGCGGCCTCGACGTCGGCGGCGGCCGGGCCCACGCAGATCAGGGTCATCGCGAAGTGACCCCGCAGCCGGGTCATCGTGGAGTCGGTGAGGTTCGCGCCGAGCGCCGCGAGCGCCTCGGCGACATCGGCCACGATGCCCGGCCGGTCCCGGCCGATGACGGTGATCGC encodes:
- a CDS encoding UbiA family prenyltransferase, which gives rise to MPSSVLGLVRASHPEPAAAVTVVAGLLAAGVGHRPAGVAAVVLTVLASQLAVGWSNDALDAHRDAMVGRTDKPAATGVVRRRTLGYAAATAAVATPLVALSLNGAAAACVTLGLVSALLYNWPLKSTPLSVLPYAVSFGALPGFVVLALPGAPAPPVWLVAAAACLGAGAHFANVLPDLADDARTGVRGLPHRLGPTGSRLAAAGLLLAATVVLVVGPPGPPSWAGLSAIAVAVVVPALGWYAGRSAAPAGGRPVAAFRAVMVVALLDVVLLVTNGRVI
- a CDS encoding RodZ family helix-turn-helix domain-containing protein, which codes for MTRSIRGSGRAALLLAGTAGAASLLLSGCGAGQVAETAIKVPSVQGVNVQTPDFQFLVRGLYVQSPGTEGYQAGANAPLDVVLYNDSKAAVTVTVTTDSARDIVLTGADAGGPQASPTNSPTEPASASPTPSNPNASPSEALGSGAPASPSATPIETAPTGLPARIEIPAKGFAQLSPASDRFLQLVGLNDKLLSGQQVSLTFDFGNGQVIRTGAPIGVPFTPAAPPSPIVHPREEAGPESGGPHG
- the radA gene encoding DNA repair protein RadA; the encoded protein is MSTPRSTSSRATTTGRSRGAAREPRPAYECDACGHQPPKWVGRCPECGEWGSVVECTVTGPLVSGRVVSSRMPAEPARPIATISAAPARARPTGVSELDRVLGGGLVPGAVVLLAGEPGVGKSTLLLDVAQQWAANAGSPSLVVSGEESVSQVRLRAERMGTLHEQLYLAAESDLSAVLGHLDAVKPGLLVLDSVQTVSTTGAEGVPGGVTQVRAVTAALVAVAKERGVATVLVGHVTKDGQVAGPRVLEHLVDVVLHFEGDKHSSLRMVRGVKNRFGAADEVGCFEMHEGGISSLADPSGLFLTRYSEPVPGTCVTVAMEGRRALVTEVQALIGATVAGSPRRTVSGLDGARLAMVLAVLQRRTERLTLHDREVFAATVGGIRVVEPAADLAVALAVASGGLNLAIAPHLVAIGEVGLTGEVRRVGAVPRRLAEAARLGFRLALVPPGCGPGSSGVAPENMRVIEVTDVRGALQAAARASAE
- the disA gene encoding DNA integrity scanning diadenylate cyclase DisA, which produces MPIDRDATKPTATTPHARTGAVGSSARPISVSVTGSVGGTGGDPLRANLALMAPGTALRDGLERILRGRTGALIVLGYDKVVDSICTGGFPMDVEFSATRVRELCKMDGAVVLSSDGTRIVQAGVHLMPDPSIPTEESGTRHRTAERVARQTGYPVISVSQSMRIISLYVNGQRHVLDDSAAILSRANQALATLERYKLRLDEVSGTLSALEIEDLVTVRDAVAVVQRLEMVRRIADEIAGYVVELGTDGRLLALQLDELMAGVDADRTLVIRDYLPVGRKSRTLDEALVELDLLSATELIDLVAVAKAIGYPSASDALDAAVSPRGFRLLAKVPRLPAAVVDRLVVHFGSLQRLLGATVEDLQAVEGVGDARARGVREGLSRLAEASILERYV
- a CDS encoding peptide deformylase, with the translated sequence MTAEYVGLGGWTPDALAVPGEVRPVVVAPDPVLSRPGPEVDPTSDEVVRLAADLVATMRISPGCVGLAAPQVGVSAQVFAVDVTGHPKAATVHGTFVLCNAKVVEASRWKAGREGCMSVPDLTGDVKRAGRLVVEAVLPGTGEPVRLVTDAFEARALQHEIDHCAGLLFLDRVASAHAVYQRKVYL
- a CDS encoding glycine cleavage system protein R; this translates as MNELAITVIGRDRPGIVADVAEALAALGANLTDSTMTRLRGHFAMTLICVGPAAADVEAALAPLAADGQLLATVRAVTPDGQTPTPGEPYVLAVHGADRMGIVATMTRVLADAGGNVTDLSTRLTGSLYVVVAEVELPPGSSDEVAGRLARTAAELGVGVSLRPADTDLL